A section of the Brevundimonas sp. AJA228-03 genome encodes:
- a CDS encoding Fic family protein, which produces MEDLVARVERLKRALDALRPVPLPSLWRLRRWFDVDLTYTSNAIEGNTLTAVETELVIDKGITIAGKPLKDHLEALDHYDAIGLARDLARAGRSPIEADIRALHALVLRRSRPAAAGRYADQGRFVRTDERRHAFPSPAEVPALMQPFGLWLSESADSHDTAFEAHRRLVAIHPFNDGNGRTARLLMNLLLIRAGYPPISIRPEDRLAYIGSLAEDQAGRGDAAFRRLMLERLEATLEEYLELFREAADQATGGVTEDGGRWSDA; this is translated from the coding sequence ATGGAGGATCTGGTCGCACGCGTCGAACGGTTGAAACGGGCGCTGGATGCCCTGCGTCCGGTCCCCCTGCCATCTTTGTGGCGCTTGCGTCGCTGGTTCGACGTCGATCTGACCTACACCTCAAACGCCATCGAGGGAAACACGCTGACGGCGGTCGAGACCGAACTGGTCATCGACAAGGGCATCACCATCGCGGGCAAGCCTCTGAAAGACCATCTAGAAGCGTTGGATCACTACGATGCCATAGGCCTCGCCCGGGATCTGGCGCGCGCGGGGCGGTCGCCGATCGAAGCCGACATCCGGGCGCTGCACGCCCTGGTCCTGAGGCGATCACGGCCCGCGGCGGCGGGTCGATATGCCGACCAGGGACGCTTCGTGCGCACCGATGAGCGGCGGCACGCCTTCCCGTCCCCGGCCGAGGTGCCGGCCTTGATGCAGCCCTTCGGTCTCTGGCTCTCCGAAAGCGCCGACAGCCACGACACCGCATTCGAGGCTCATCGGCGGCTGGTTGCGATCCATCCGTTCAACGACGGCAACGGTCGCACGGCGCGTCTGTTGATGAACCTGCTTCTGATCCGCGCGGGTTATCCGCCGATCTCCATCCGACCGGAGGATCGGCTGGCCTACATCGGCTCGCTCGCGGAGGATCAGGCGGGCCGGGGCGACGCCGCCTTCCGCCGCCTCATGCTTGAACGGCTGGAAGCGACGCTGGAAGAGTATCTCGAACTGTTCCGAGAGGCTGCGGATCAGGCCACGGGCGGCGTCACGGAGGATGGCGGGCGGTGGAGCGACGCCTGA